From the Cyanobium sp. M30B3 genome, the window GCGGAACTGCAGATGCGCACCTACCACGAAAGCCAGGGCCGGCCGATCTACCGGGTGCGGGCCACCCTGAGGGGGGCTTTGGATTGAACTTTTATGTCGCCACCCGCAGGCCCGAAAGGCTGGCCTGGAGAGGCTCCTTACAGTGCGAATGCTTGCTATAGGCCTGTGCCATGACTGGAGATTTCGTCGCTGCCTGGATGCCTTCGGTGTTTGTCCCCCTGGTGGGGATCCTCGGCGCGGCAGTGGCCATGGCCCTGCTG encodes:
- a CDS encoding photosystem I reaction center subunit VIII; amino-acid sequence: MTGDFVAAWMPSVFVPLVGILGAAVAMALLFNVIEATE